The sequence GAAGTCTAGCGAAACGCGTGTGACTGATGTGAACCTTGCTACTCGTGTGACCTTCCCCGCGCACTGGAGTAGCCCCTCATGCAACCTGTTCAGGCTCGTCTCGTCACCGCTTGCCAGCAGTTCCTGGCTCTCGGTGTGGTCCTCGCCGTCCTCACCCCGGCGGCCGCCGTGCTCTCCCTCGACATCGTCTCCGGCAGTGCCGGCAGCGAGCTCGTCGGGACAGCGCCCGTCGCGCCGACCGGTGCTCTCAGCTCGGCGACCGTGCCGACGACCCCGGTCGAGGCCGAGGTGACCGAGGTCGCGCTGACCGACGAGTCGGGCAGCGCCCGTGCGCTGGCGGGCACGACGGTCCAGCCGAGCACCGTGTCGACCGACCGTGTGACCAGCCGCCCGCAGCCGGTCACCGGCTATGGCGCGGTCGGTGTCACCTGGGCGGCCGGAGAACAGGTCGACGAGGACGGTCTCGAGGTCCTGGTCCGAACGCGCGAGGGCGCCACCTGGGGTGACTGGGACACGGTCGAGTTCCACGACGACCACGGTCCCGACCCGGCGAGCGCCGAGGCGCAGGGCGCCCGTCCCGGCACCGACCCGCTGATCATCGGTGACGTCGATGCAGTCCAGGTCAAGGCAGTCGTGGACGGCGCCGAGAGCGACGCACTCCCCGCGGACCTCAAGCTCGCCGTGATCGAGCCGGGGACGGCACAGGACACCGAGAAGGTGGCCCCCGCGGCGGGCACCTCGGCCGGCGCGTCCTACGACGAGGAGTTCGGCGAGCGGACCGGCGAGAACGCCGATGAGGCGATCTCGCTGCAGTCGGCCAGGGCCGCTGCCATGCCGACGATCTTCTCCCGGGCCCAGTGGGGCGCCAACGAGGCGATGCGCGACAAGTCGAGCCTGCGCTACGGCTCGGTCAACGGCGGCTTCGTCCACCACACGGTCAACGCCAACGACTACACAGAGGCCCAGGTGCCGGGCATCATGCGCAGCATCTACGCCTACCACGTGAAGTCGCGAGGCTGGAGCGACATCGGCTACAACTTCCTCGTCGACCGCTTCGGCCGCATCTGGGAAGGCCGCTACGGCGGTGTCGACAAGAACGTCGTCGGGGCACACACCCTGGGCTACAACGAGTACTCCTTCGCCATGTCGGCGATCGGCAACTTCGAGGTGGTGGCCGCACCCGACGTCATGCTGCGCGCGTATGGCGCGTTGTTCGCCTGGAAGCTCGGGATCAACGGCGTCTCGCCGTCCTCGATGTCGCAGAAGATCGGGCGGTCCACCTTCCCGGCGATCAGCGGCCACCGCGACGCCGGGAGCACCGCATGTCCGGGCAAGTTCCTCTACGCCAAGATCGGCACCATCCGCAGCTATGCGGGATCGGCTGCTCCCACAGCGCCGGCTCCCACACCGCCGCTGGAGATCGGCGACCCGGCTCCGCAGTCGAACCTCGTGGGCGCCGCCTATCCCGACCTGGTCGTACGGCGAGCCAGCGACGGCCAGGGCCTCATCCTGCCGACCGGCGGGCTGACCGCCTTCAGCAAGGCGACCGCCGTGTCGACCAAGGGCTGGTCGAACCGGCCCGAGGTGCTCGTCAGTCCCGACGTGACGGGGGACGGTGTGATCGACCTCGTCTCCACCAGCAGGAAGGGGGTGCTGCGCGTCCGTCCCGGCAGCGGGGAAGGCAAGTTCGGGGCGACCTCCAAGGTCGTCAAGATGACTCGGGACCACACGCTGCTGGCCGCTGTCGGCGACCTCGACGGTGACGCCCGCAATGACCTCGTCGCCAGGCACAAGGGCCGGCTGGTCACCCTGCGTGGCACGGCCAAGGGCGGCTTCAAGCGAACGGTGCTCGGCAAGGGGATGGGCAACTACGCCCAGTTCATCGGCGTCGGTGACCAGAACGGCGACGGGACGGCCGACCTCGTGGTCCGTCACGTCAAGGGCTCCCTCCAGCTCTTCTCCGGCACCGGGACAGGTGGCTTCGGCTCACGCTCCAAGGTGGCCGGTCCCTGGTCGCGCTACACCCAGGTCACCGGGGGCGCGGACTTCAACAGCGACGGTCGCGGCGACCTGGTCGGACGTGACCGCAAGGGCAAGGTGTTCGTCCACTTCGGCCACGGGGACGGCAGCTTCTCGCCGGCGGTCGGACCGACGGCCAACGTGCGCTCGCTCCGGTCGCTCAGCTCGGCGGGCAACCTCGTCGGCGACGCCGCGCCGGACCTCGTCGGGGTCAAGGGCAACAGCCTGATGGTCGTCGCCAACAAGGGCACCTACGAGATCGGTGCACCGATCGACACCGGCGTCTCGTTCGCCGGCTCCGACCTGCTCATCAATGCCGGTGACTGGGACCGTGACGGTGCCGGCGACGTCATCAGCCGCTCGACCGACGGCATCCTGTGGCTCTATCGCGGCAACAACGCGGGTCAGCTGGCCGCACCCACGCAGATCGGCTCCGGCTGGGGAACCATCTCGGGAGTCACGGCGGTGGGTGACGTGACCGGTGACGGCTTCCCGGACCTGCTCGGAACCGGAACCAACGGTCGGTTGTCGGTGTGGGCCGGCACCGGGACCGGCCTCGCACCCAGTCGCGAGGTGGCCGGCCGCTCGGTGTCACGGGCAGGGCTGCCTGCAGACCTGACCCGCTTCGACTGGGTGATCCCCGTCAGCGACATCAAGGCCAAGGGCACCGGCGACTACCTCGTCCGCAAGGCCACGACGGGCGCCCTCTATCTCTATGCGGGGACCACCTCCGGGGTCGCGCGACCGCGGTTCATCGGCGAGGGACTGGGGGCCTACGACCTGGCCGGGTGACCCGGCTGGCGGCCGAGCCCGGTCGATCGGTCAGCAGCGGTGCGTGGCGCGTTCTGCGTCGTACGTCGACGGCGACCGCTCGGGGTCGAGGTGCCGCACGAGGACCAGCGAGCCGCTCCGAGCGAGCGGTTCGGTGAAGGTGACGACTCCCGGTGGGGAAGCCGGGTTCGTCGCCGAGAAGAGACGGCCGCCGTCGGTGAGAAGACTCCCGGCGGCGGCCGCCTCCATCAGCTCTCGCTGCGTGGACTGCTCGCCGTCCGCGTCGAGCGCGAGGTCGTCGCCGGCCGGGGGGTCGAAGGCGGTGAACGCGTCGGGCTGGGACCACACCTCGACGCCGACGTCGCGCACCCCCGGCGGCAGCGGTTCGGCGAACCGCACGCCGAGAGGCAGCAGGCTGCAGGCAAGGACGGGGATGTCGTCGGCCCGGTCGGCCCAGTGGGCCAGTGAGTCGGGGCCACACACGACGGCGTCGGGGTCGTCGTCGGTGGTCACCACGAGCCCCACCGTCCACGCCGCTCCGAGGAACACCGGACCGAGCCAGTGCGTCGGCAGGTCGATGCGAAGTCGCATGCCCCGCTCGAGGTCGGCCTCCTCCACGAGCAGCCCGGCGGTCTTGGCCACCCAGTTGGCATACGTCGTCACCGACAGCTCGACGCGCTCCTGCGTCCGATGGTCGTAGAAGGTGATCAGGGGGCGGGCCGAGTCCCCCCGGAGCTGTCGGGCCAGGACGGCCGGGAAGGTGGTCACGCGAGCCAGCGTAGAGGCCGTCCTGGACGCCACGAGACCGACTGGGTCGGGGGCGGGGAACGTGGCCTAGTCTCGCGCCATGAGCGAGCCGACCGAACTCGAGCACTTCTGGGCCGTGATCCCCGCGGGAGGTGCCGGCACCCGTCTGTGGCCACTGTCGCGCCAGGGGTCCCCGAAGTTCCTGCACGACCTGACCGGCGAGGGTCGCACCCTCATCCAGGCGACCAGGGACCGGCTCGCGCCGCTGGTCGAGGAGCGGATGCTGGTTATCACCGGCGAGGCGCACCGCGACGAGGTGGCTCGCCAGCTGCCGGAGCTCCCGGCAGACTCGTTGGTCGCCGAGCCGTCGGCGCGTGACTCGATGGCGGCGATCGGCCTCGCGGCAGCCCTGCTCGAGGTGCGTGACCCCGACGCGGTGATGGGCTCCTTCGCCGCCGATCACGTCATCCCGGCGACCGAGGCGTTCCACGCTGCTGCTGCGACGGCGGTCGCAGCAGCACGCGAGGGCTGGTTGGTGACGATCGGGATCGAGCCGACGCACCCGGCGACCGGCTTCGGCTACATCCGCGTCGGGGAGTCGCTCGAAGACGTGCCCGGTGCGAACGTCGTGGAGGAGTTCGTCGAGAAACCGACGGTGGAGGTCGCAGCGGTCTATGTCGCCGGCGGCTATCGCTGGAACGCCGGGATGTTCGTCGCCCGGCCGGGCGTCCTGCTCGACCTCCTGGCTGAGCAGGACCAGGCCTTCGCCGCGGCCCTGCGCGGCATCGCGGCCGATCCCTCGACGCTGGCGCAAGTCTGGCCGACGCTGCCGAAGATCGCCGTGGACCACGCCGTCGCCGAGCCGGCCGCGGCTGCGGGTCGGGTGGCGGTCGTTCCGGGTGCCTTCGCGTGGGACGACATCGGCGACTTCGGCTCCCTCCACGCGCTCGTGTCCGACGAAGACCCGGTGGCCGTGGTGGGACAGCGTGAGCTGGTGCGGTCGGTCGACGCCTCAGGTCTCGTCGTTCCCGCGAGCGGGCGGTTGGTCGCCGTCGTCGGGCTGGAGGACGTCGTGGTCGTCGACACCGGCGACGCCGTCCTCGTCACCACGCTTGCGCGGGCCCAGGACGTGAAATCGATCGTGGCCGCCCTCAAGGAGGACGGCCACGAGTCGTTGACCTGAGCGCTGGGGCGCTGCGTCAGATCGCGCCCGGTTCGGGGGAGTCGGTGTAGGGGTACTTCTCCATGAACTCCGCCAGCGCGTCGCCGCTCGGGGCGTCGCAGTACTGGAAGGCACCGACGGCCTTCTGCTCACCCTCCGCTGCCGCGGTGCCGCCCACCGACCAGTGGGTCATGGCCACGTGCTTGCCACCGGGGAATGCCTCGCCGTCGTCGGAGGTCCACGGAACCGCCTTGAACTTGTTGCGGAGGTTGGCGTCGTCGTCGAACTTCGAGGCGATGCCACGCAGGTCGTCCATCATCGACTCGTCCTCGGCGATGGTCTCGTCATACCAGAGGACGGTGTAGCCGTGCTCGAGGTTGTGCACGAGCTCGCCGACGTCGGGACGGTCGGCGGTGGTGTAGAGCTTGCGGTCGATCGTGTCCCACACGTCGTAGTGCTGACCGAAGGCGGGGGCGAGTCCTCGTACTGGATCGGCGTGCCCGGGGGCACGTGGTCCTGCTCGCCGTTGGCCTTCTTGGTCGTGATCTCGCTGCATGCGTCCTTGGCGGCGGCGCCGATCTCGTCCAGGGACTTGCCCTCGTAGCCGCGCAGGTCGGCCCAGTTCTTGATGGGCTTGTAGGCCGCGGCTCCGACGATGAGCAGGGCGATGACGACGCACGCGCCCACGACGGCGTAGCCGCGCCGCTTCTCGGCGCCCTTCTGCTTGTTGCGGATGGAGTCGATGACCGCCTGTCGGTCGGTCCTGTCCTTCTTGCTCAACGTATGTGTCCTCGGCTCGGGGGCGCGCTGCCTCGGGGAGTCTACGGAGTGTGGGGTGGGGATGCGCCAGCCCCGTCCGGTTGGGCGGCCTGCCAGTCCTCGAGCGTCCAGCCGTGCGCGAAGCAGACAGCCGCCCGGGACGCGGGTTCGGCGGGGACCCGGGCCAGGGCCTGCGCCAGCTCGGCCCGCTCGGCCCGGGCACCGAAGGCAGCCTGGTCGTCGAGGTCCCCGGCCAGTGCCCGGACGACGGCCTCGCGGGCGCCATACCCGAAGAGGTCGGCACCGTCAGGCCGGACCAGCGACGCCGCGCCCGGCCCGGCGTCGTCGAGCGGCAGCACCAGGTCGGCCCGCCCCCGCAGCACCGCGACCGGCCGACCGCCGAGCTTGCCGCGGACCAGGTCGGCGGCGGAGGCGATCTCGTCGGCGACGGCCGGCAGCGTGACGGCGAGCTCGTTGCCGTAGGAGTCGGTCAGGCCCGCATGGTCCACGGCCACCTGCAGACCGGCGGCGCCGATCGCGATGTCGGTCTGGCCGTCGCGCCAGGCGCGGCCGGCGGTGTCGGTGACGACGACGGCGACGACGGTGCCGGTGAGGTCGTGGATCCGGCGGCGCAGGGTGCGAGCGCTCGCGTCGGGGTCGATCGGCAGCAGCACGATCGACCCCGCAGCGACGTTGGAGGCGTCGATGCCGGCTGCGGCCATCGTCAGGCCGAGCCGGTTGCGGACGATCGTGGTGGTGCCGCGGCGAGCCACGACGCGCTGCGTCTCCTCGGCGAGGGCCGAGTCGCGGTCGCCGGTGCGCACCCGCCCCTCCGCCTTGCTGACGACCTTGCTCGTGACCACGACGACATCCCCGTCGAGGAGGTCGACCGCGGCGACGATCAGTGCGGCGAGGTCGCTGTCGACGGTGATCTCGGGCAGGCCCTCGGGCGCCGTCACCTCGAGCCTGGGCCCACCCGCGGGAGTCACGAGGGCCGGACCAGCCGGATCGCCTCGGCCGCCATGACTGCGGTCGCTGCGGGGTCGACCATCATCAGGGGTACGGCGGCGCACGCGACCCCGGCGGCCTCGACCGCGGCCACGTGGTGGGCGTCGCGCTCGTCCACCAGCCAACCGTCGAGGATCCCGCCCTGCGCACGCGCTCCGTAGTGACGGGCGACGCCGGCCGCGGAGACCTCCACGTCGATGCAGGTCAGCATCTGGTGCGCCATGCCGCGGACGTGGGTGTCGCCGACGATGGGGGAGAGCCCGACGACGGGCGCGGCCGTGGACCGGAGCGCGTCGCGGATGCCCGGCACCCCCACGATCGTGCCGATCGACACGACCGGGTTGGACGGCGGAACGATCACGAGGTCGGCCTCGGCGATGGCAGCCAGGACCCCGGGACCCGGGGTCGACTCGGCCAGCCCGACGAACACGAGAGCCTCCGCAGGGACCTCGGCGTGCAGGCGCACCCAGTATTCCTGGAAGTGGACGACCCGCTTCCCGCTCGGCGCCTGGGCATCGGCGATGGCGACGTGCGTCTCCACCCGGTCGTCGGACATCGGCAGCAGCGTGACCCCGCCCCACGACGGCGCGGAGCTCCAGCGCCGGCACAACGCCTGCGTCACCTCGGAGAGCGGATAACCGGCCTCGAGCATCTGCGTCCGGACGAGGTGGGTGGCGATGTCGCGATCGCCCAGCCCGAACCAGGTGGGCTCGACGCCATAGCGCTCGAGCTCTTCCTTGGCGCTCCACGTCTCCTCGCTGCGTCCCCAGCCGCGCTCGGCGTCGATGCCCTCGCCGAGGGTGTACATCACCGTGTCCAGGTCGGGGCAGACCTTGAGCCCGTGCAGCCAGATGTCGTCGGCCGTGTTGGCGACGACGGTCACCTCGGCCTCGGCCGCCACTCCCGGCAACGACCCGGCGGCGATGCCGTGGAGCAGGCCCTGGAGGAACGTGGCGCCGCCCACGCCACCGGAGAGGACGGTGATCTTCTGCATGGCGATAGCCTGCCCTACTCGCCACCGCCCGATTGTCGCGCGTCCATGGCCCGTTCGGGCTATACCAGATTCGGGCTTGACTTCGTGGGTACGACAGGCATGTAATTCCCACAGTGTTGTTCACACCGTTCGACACCCCAGCACGACACACAGCACCACACACAGCACCACCAAGGGTCGAAAGGGCGAGAGCCATGAGAGCAGAACTGTTTCTCCTCGAGCCAGACGCCGAGGACATGGGGTGGCAGGACCGTGCGCTCTGCGCGCAGACCGACCCCGAGGCCTTCTTCCCGGAGAAGGGCGGATCCACCCGTGAGGCCAAGAAGGTGTGCCTGACGTGCGAGGTGCGCGACGACTGCCTCGAGTCCGCACTGATGAACGACGAGCGGTTCGGCATCTGGGGCGGGCTGTCCGAGCGCGAGCGCCGCAAGCTCAAGAAGCGCGCCGTCTGACCCTGCGGCACCCCTCGTTAGGGTGCTCCGGTGACCGTCACTGCCCTGCTCGTCAGCCATGACGGTGCCCGGTGGTTGCCGACGGTGCTCGCCGGCGTGGCCGCCCAGTCCCTGGCTCCCGACGCCTTCGTCGCCGTCGACACCGGCAGCCGAGACGACAGTGCCGCCCTGCTCCGAGAGGCCTGGGGCTCCGGTGCGGTCCACGCCGTGGAGAGCGGCACCACCTTCCCGCAGGCCGTCCGTGCCGGCCTCGCGACGCTGCCGCCGGCGGTCTCGGACGATGACTGGATCTGGCTGCTCCACGACGACTCGACCCCCGACCCGGACGCGTTGCTCGCCCTGACCGCAGCGATGCAGGTCTTCCCCGCGGCCGACATCTTCGGTCCCAAGCTCCGGGAGTGGCCGTCGCTGCGCCGACTGCTCGAGCTCGGCCTGACCATCACCGGCACCGGCCGCCGCGAGACCGGGCTGGAGCGGGGGGAGTACGACCAGGGCCAGCACGACGAGCCGCGCGAGGTCCTGGCCGTCAACACGGCGGGCATGCTCGTGCGCCGCTCGGTGCTGGAGGGCCTCGGCGGCTTCGACGACGAGCTGCCCATCTTCGGCAACGACCTCGACTTCGGCTGGCGCGCCGCCCGGGCCGGGCACCAGACCGTGGTGATCCCCCAGGCGGTGGTCTTCCACGCCGAGGCTGCCCACCGCGGCACCCGGCGAACACCGCTGACGGGTCGTCACACGCACTACCAGGAGCGGCGGGCCGCCCTGTTCACCATGCTGGCCAACGCGTCGGGCCGGCGGCTGCCGTGGCAGGTGGTGCGGCTGTTCCTGGGCTCGATCCTGCGGGTCCTCGGCTTCCTCGTCGTCCGCTCGGTGGGGGAGGCGCTCGACGAGCTGGCGGCCGTGCTGTCGGTCTATTCGCGGCCCGGTCACCTACGAAGCGCGCGACGGGCTCGGGCCGAGGCGCGCAGCCGTGCAGGGGTCGACCAGCCCCAGGACGTCCGACGACTGCTCGCGCCGTGGTGGCTTCCCTACCGTCACGGCCTCGACTTCGTCACCGACCTGCTCTCTGCGGCGACCAGCCAGGCCGCCGACGTCGCCGAGCGACGTCGTGCAGCCCGGCTCGCGGTCGCCGACCCGGTCTCGAATTCCGCCACGGGCGGCCCGCGGTCGACACCCGGCGAGGACGAGGAGTTCTTCGCCGAGCCGGGACCCTGGGCCCGATGGCTCACCAACCCGGTGACGGTGATCTTCCTGGTCTTCGGGGTGTTGGCGATCGTCGCGGCCCGGCCGGCCTTCGGCGCCGTCACCGGAGGGGCACTGTCCCCCGTGCCGCCCGAGGTGGCCGACTGGTGGCGTCTGCACATCGAGGCCCGCCATCCGCTCGGGACCGGGACCGACGTCCCGGCTCCTGCCTATCTGCTGCCGTTCGCGCTGCTCGGCACGCTGCTGGGCGCCAACACGGGCCTGGTCGTCTCGGCCCTGATGCTGTTGGCCGTGCCGCTCGGCGCCTGGGGTGCCTGGCGGTTGCTGACGGTGATCGGGCACCTGGTCGACACCCGTGACCTGCCCCGCTGGGTGCACGTCTGGGGCGCCATCACCTATGGACTCGTGCCGGCGACCTCGGGCGCGTGGGGCGAGGGGCGGTTCGGCACCGTCGCGGTCGCCGCACTCCTGCCCTGGATGGTGCGCGCCGCCCTCGGCTTCGCCGATCCCGAACCCGACGGCCGCTGGCGCGCTGCATGGCGTACGGCGCTGCTGCTGGCCCTCGGCGCGGCGTTCGTCCCCGGCGTGTGGCTGTTCGCGCTGCTGGCGGGGACCGTCGTGCTGGGCGCGTCGGTCGTCGTCGCGCCGCGCCTGCTCAAGGACCGGTCGGTGTGGGGGCCGCCGGTGACCAGCCTCGTCGCCGTACCCCTGCTGCTCGCACCGTGGCTGCTGCCACTGGTGACCACCGGCTCCGCGTCGGGCCTGCTGCTCGAAGCAGGGCGACTGCCGGGCGACCGCGTGGACTTCGTGGGGCTGCTCACCGGACGCCTCGGCGACGCCGGCGCCCCCTGGTGGCTGGGCGCCCTGGTCGGGGTGCTCGCGGTGCTGGCGCTCGTGCCGCGCTCGACCCGGCTGCCGGTGCTGGTGTGCTGGCTGCTCGCCCTGGCCGCCGCGGTGGTCGTGGCCGCCCTCGCCTGGGTGCGGCTGCCCCTGCCGATGGTCGAGGTCCGGCCGAGCCTCGGCCTGTTCGTCGTCGTGCTGCAGGGCGTGGCCGTGACGGCGACGGTGATCGGTGCGGAGGCCGTGATCCGGCACCTGCAGGACGCGCGCACGCAGCCTGCGTGGCAGCGACTGGTCGCCGGGCTGCTGGCGGTCGTGGGCATCGCCGTGCCGCTGGGCGGACTCGGGTGGTGGCTGGTGGCCGACGACCACACGCTGACGGCGGTCGAGGCGTCGGTCGTGCCGGCCTACATGGAGCAGAGCGCGCAGCTCGGCGACGAGCACGGCGTGCTGGTGGTGCGCGGCTCGGTCGACGAGGGCATCGACTACCGCGTCCTCCGGGGCGACGGGGTCACCCTCGGAGAGGACGAGATCCTGGCCCTGGCCGACGTCGACCGGGAGTTCGATGCCGCCGTGCGCGCACTCGTCTCGGCGCCGACCTCCGGGGTCGTCAAGACCCTCGGTGACGCCGGCGTCGAATACGTCGTGCTGCCCTCGCCCGCTGACGGCGCGGTCGCAGCCGGACTCGACGCGACCCCGGGTCTCGACCAGGCCAGTGCCGAGGACAGGTCGACCCGCGCGTGGCGGGTGGACCGGCCCCTTGCTGCCGAGGGCGTGGAGAGTCGCACGAGCGTCCTGCGCATCGTGCTGCTGGTCGTCCAGGGACTGGCCGTCGTGGTGGTGCTGGTGCTTGCCGCGCCGACCGTTCGGAGGGGTCGCGATGACTGAGCGCACGCCCGGCCGTCGAGCCGCCCGGCTGCCCGACCAGGGACTGCGACGTCGTCTCGGCGCCAGGCTGGGCCCGGTCGAGCTCGTCGCGATCGTGCTGCCGATCCTCACCATCGCCGCTCTCGCGCTGGTCCGGCCACTCGTCGACCCGGTCGTCGACCGTGCACCGACGGACGCACCGCTGGTGAGCGCCACCCTCGTCTGCCCCGCCGCACTCGACGCGTCGCGCACGGTCGCCCTGGCCAACGCCGACGGCGCGACCGGCGAGGTGACCAGCCGCATCCCCGACGAGGACGTCATCGAGGTCGACGGCACCAGTCGCCGGGGCGTGGACCGCTCGTTCGTCGCGCAGGCCCAGGGCGACCTCGCGGCCGGCCTGATCGCGACGAGGTACGGCGACGCCGCGGCCACACTGTGCCGTGCACCGCAGCCGGAGCAATGGTTCACCGGGGTCGGTGCCGCCCCCGAGCACTCGTCCACCCTGGAGCTGGTCAACCCCGACGGCGGCCCGGCGGTCGCCGACGTGACTGTGCTCGGCCCCACCGGCCCGGTCGAGGTCCCGGCCCTGCGGGGCGTCACGGTGCCGGGTGGTGAAACGCTGCGCTTCGACCTGGCCGAGGTGGTGCCCACCCGCGACGAGCTGGCCGTGCGGGTGCTGGTCTCGCGGGGTCGGCTGGGCGCGAGTGTCGTCGACCAGGTCGACGAGCTCGGACGCGGCGCCCGCAGCCGCGACTGGCTGCCGTCCCAGAGCGAGGCCAGCACATCGGCATACCTCCTGGGGCTGGGGGGTCGAGCGGGTGACCGGACGCTCGTCGTGGCCAACCCCGGCGCCGACGAGGCCCGGGTGGACCTGCAGGTGGTGACCAAGGAGAGCGA comes from Nocardioides piscis and encodes:
- a CDS encoding DUF5719 family protein, translated to MTERTPGRRAARLPDQGLRRRLGARLGPVELVAIVLPILTIAALALVRPLVDPVVDRAPTDAPLVSATLVCPAALDASRTVALANADGATGEVTSRIPDEDVIEVDGTSRRGVDRSFVAQAQGDLAAGLIATRYGDAAATLCRAPQPEQWFTGVGAAPEHSSTLELVNPDGGPAVADVTVLGPTGPVEVPALRGVTVPGGETLRFDLAEVVPTRDELAVRVLVSRGRLGASVVDQVDELGRGARSRDWLPSQSEASTSAYLLGLGGRAGDRTLVVANPGADEARVDLQVVTKESEFAPADVEEIRVAPMSTETVDLTDLLGGRAAAGATGLRLVSNVPVTASLRTLADGDLSHAVAGQLVESRAALALPQGPTRLVLGGADALGAATYVVTDEEGEEVARERVELTPGTSSRVKLPADGAVVDVRMEDAGAVVALEAGPPGLSVLPLTELVLTGRIADVRPALR